AAAATCACTTATATAGGTTTTCGCCCTTATGAGACTGAAATTACTAAATCTTCTGCTGAAACTCGGGTTTATACTGCGAATTTGGTTTATCCAGATCGAACTGTATTCAAATTTCAGAATGGGGTTTATGCATCTGATTTAAAAGCCGTTGGTTATAGAAAAGATGTTTCTTCGGATAAGGTAAAAAAGTTTGTCCAGGATTATTTAAACGAAGTGAAAGAAAGCGGTGTTCTTGAACTGACGTACGTAACAAGTGTCGAAAAAAAAGGTGAAGAACGTATCTTTAAGTTAAAAGATATAGGAACTGATTATTATGTGCTGGGAATTCACACTCCCGCTTTTCAAACTCCAAAACATTTCGGAAGCAGTGTAATTCAATTATTCTCTTCTGTTTTTTCCGTGTTAAGTTTTGGTTTGATTCCAAGTTATGCTTCCTTACAAGCCGGAACCGAGATCAAAATTTATGATAAAAATTTAAATCAACTTACATCCATGAAATACGATCATGGATATTCCGTTTTAGGTGCAATATGGGCTTCCTCTGTTCCGGAAGAATGTAGTCGCATGAAATGTAATTCTCTGAAACAGGTATCTTCCCCACCTAAGTTTGTTTATCAAGAATATGGATCTCAATTTGAATCGGACATAGTGAGTTTCATACAAACTCAATTTCCGTTTCGTAAATAAAAAATTATAATTTTTTTTTACATAGAAACTCGTTCAAAAAACAAAAATTATGATTTAACTTGATTTCGACATAACGCGAAAGGGATCGATGCGGGAAAACTAAAGCAGAACGCTCTCTCAAACTAAAGCCGTCTCTTTTCTTTCGGATCGTCTATCATACTCTGAATGTTGTATATCAATACAATCTAACTTATCGATCATGTTCACCATTTTGTAATTGGAAGTTTTTAATCCTGTATGTGAGTTATAAATGATTGTTATAAATTTCGAAATGCCTGCCCCCGAATTTCGAAAACATTCATAAGGTGGTCTGACCAAATTGGGATGTATGAACCTTTCCCGACAAAGTCATGCTCAATCTTGTCGAGCGTTCTGGAGGCGAGACGCTTTAGTCATAACCAACCCCACAAGTATTTAGATTTCAATATAGATCTGTCGGAATTACGACAAATCCTCTGTAAAACTGAGTTTCCAACGCGACCTGCAGAAGCGACCCTTAGGGAGCGATGCATTGAGTTTAGGAAAGCGTTGTGCTTTAGTTCAATTTTGATTCTAAAATCTTCTTTCAACTTGTGGGGTTGGTTATGGCTTTAGTTTCACAAAAATGTAGGAACTCATGCAGAAACTGTAATAACAAAAGAATGCTAAAAAACTATAAATCATTCAATATGATGGTTTTTGTGGGAACTACCACATTGGATTGAAGATTCAAAATGACTAAGGTTTGGGCAGGTTCTAAATTGGTTCGTTTCAGTCTTAAAATGCAGTAGTTCCCACAAAATTTCGGTTTTAGGGCGGATTTTTCTTGTACTTTTTTGATCCTATTACAATCTATGCTCACAAGATGTAGAAAAAGGTCTTTACGAGATCGAATTCAAATACATAATGCGACATAATAAAATTATCAGAAACTGAGTTAGTTGGACATGAGCAGCACCGAAACTGAAATTCTAGAAAAGAATTCTAAAAAAAAGACTGAGATTGAATTTCATAAGCCTACTCTTTCCAGAGAAGATTTGAAAACGGTTTTAGAATGTCTCGTAGAAGACCATCTCACAACTGGAAATGTAACTACACGTTTTGAAAAAGCATTTGCTTCTACTTTCCGTTATAAA
This genomic window from Leptospira kirschneri serovar Cynopteri str. 3522 CT contains:
- a CDS encoding Lp29 family lipoprotein is translated as MTKLEKKKIRFSKSGTFVSSIFLIMISTFIKCNYHYYVEKNISENAPIPNLPKVKITYIGFRPYETEITKSSAETRVYTANLVYPDRTVFKFQNGVYASDLKAVGYRKDVSSDKVKKFVQDYLNEVKESGVLELTYVTSVEKKGEERIFKLKDIGTDYYVLGIHTPAFQTPKHFGSSVIQLFSSVFSVLSFGLIPSYASLQAGTEIKIYDKNLNQLTSMKYDHGYSVLGAIWASSVPEECSRMKCNSLKQVSSPPKFVYQEYGSQFESDIVSFIQTQFPFRK